The DNA region TACGACTTTCTGAATTGATAGATTTGGATAATAAAGGTGTTGATTTTTCGGCTTCTCTGATAAAAGTGACGGGAAAGCGAAATAAACAGCGCTTGATACCTTTTGATAAGGAGTTGGAACGCTCGATGATGGATTATGTCAATGTGCGGAATGAGGTGGTTCCGGATCGTTCGGATGCTTTTTTTGTCCGGAAGAATGGAAAACGACTTGATCGCAGTATCGTAACTAGTCTTGTGAAACGGAATCTCTCGAAAGTAGTAACTGTAAAAAAAAGAAGTCCCCACGTTCTGAGGCATACCTTTGCAACGGCTATGCTGAATAATGGTGCCGATTTGGGCTCAATAAAAGAGTTTCTTGGGCATGAAAGTTTGGCGACGACCGAAATTTATACGCATACTACTTTTGAAGAACTTAAAAAAGTGTATAATCAGGCTCATCCTCGGGCCTAAAAGTAAGGAGGTAAGTATGGAAGTAAGAATTCAGTCAATTCACTTTGATGCGTCAGAGCAATTGCAGGCTTTTGTTCAGAAAAAAGCGGTAAAATTGGAAAAGTATTACGATGATATAAAGAAAGTAGAGGTGTCATTAAAGGTTGTGAAGCCGGAGACTGCAGAGAATAAAGAAGCAGGTATAAAAGTGATTGTTCCCAATGGGGAGTTTTATGCAAGCAAAATCTGCAATACGTTTGAAGAGGCGATTGATTTGAGTGTTGAAGCCTTGGAAAAACAGCTGGTTAAACACAAGGAAAAACAACGGAGCAAATAAAATTTCGCTAAAATTTTGCGGAAAAGAAATAAATGCCTAAATTTGCAGCCGTTTCGCTCACGATAGAACGTAACGGTTGCATTTTTTGAGTAATTGCCTCTTTAGCTCAGCTGGCCAGAGCACGTGATTTGTAATCTCGGGGTCGTTGGTTCGAATCCGACAAGAGGCTCAAAAAGACAATAAGGAAAAAAGAGTTCTTTATTTGAATGTAAGGGCAAATACCAGAGTGGCCAAATGGGGCAGACTGTAAATCTGCTGGCTTACGCCTTCGGTGGTTCGAATCCATCTTTGCCCACACCTCTTTTTCTCCTTGCTGTTATAGCTCAGTGGTAGAGCACTTCCTTGGTAAGGAAGAGGTCCCGGGTTCAAATCCCGGTAACAGCTCGTAAGGAAGTAAATGCTGATTATTAATCAAATAAATAACAAGTAAAGCTATGGCTAAAGAGAAATTCGAACGTAAAAAACCGCACGTAAACATCGGTACAATCGGTCACGTTGACCACGGTAAAACCACGTTGACTGCTGCTATCACTACAGTGTTGGCAAAGAAAGGTCTTTCAGAAGTTAAGTCTTTCGACCAGATCGATAATGCTCCTGAAGAAAAAGAAAGAGGTATCACTATTAATACTTCTCACGTAGAGTATGAAACTGCTAACCGTCACTATGCTCACGTAGACTGTCCGGGTCACGCCGACTACGTAAAGAACATGGTAACTGGTGCCGCTCAGATGGACGGTGCTATCATTGTAGTTGCTGCTACTGATGGTCCGATGCCTCAAACTCGTGAGCACATCTTGTTGGCTCGTCAGGTAAACGTACCGAAGCTTGTTGTATTCATGAACAAGTGCGATATGGTTGACGATGAGGAAATGTTGGAACTCGTTGAAATGGAAATGCGCGAACTGTTGGCTGCATACGAATTTGACGGTGACAATACTCCTATCATCCGTGGTTCAGCTCTTGGTGCATTGAACGGTGTGGAAAAATGGGAAGACAAGGTTATGGAACTGATGGATGCAGTTGATACTTGGATTCCGCTGCCTCCGCGTGATGTTGATAAACCGTTCTTGATGCCGGTTGAAGACGTATTCTCTATTACTGGTCGTGGTACTGTTGCTACTGGTCGTATCGAAACTGGCGTTATTCACGTAGGTGATGAAGTTGAAATCCTTGGTTTGGGTGAAGATAAGAAGTCTGTTGTAACTGGTGTTGAAATGTTCCGTAAATTGTTGGATCAGGGTGAAGCTGGTGATAACGTAGGCTTGTTGCTTCGTGGTATTGATAAGAACGAAATCAAACGTGGTATGGTTCTGTGTAAACCGGGTCAGATTAAGCCTCACTCTAAATTCAAAGCTTCTATCTATGTTTTGAAGAAAGAAGAAGGTGGCCGTCACACTCCGTTCCACAACAAATATCGTCCTCAATTCTATCTGCGTACTATGGACTGTACAGGTGAAATTACTCTTCCGGAAGGAACTGAAATGGTAATGCCTGGTGATAACGTAGAAATCAACGTAGAATTGATCTACCCGGTAGCTTTGAACGTAGGTTTGCGTTTCGCTATCCGTGAAGGTGGTCGTACGGTAGGTTCTGGTCAGATTACTGAAATTCTTGACTAATTACCAAATATTTTAATCAGTTCCCGGTTTACATCGGGAACTGATTATGTTCACACGGGAGTAGCTCAGTTGGTAGAGCACCGGTCTCCAAAACCGGGTGTCGGGAGTTCGAGCCTCTCCTCCCGTGCTAATATTTTTGAAATGAAGAAGATTGTAGCTTATTTTAAAGAAACTTACGACGAACTTGTACATAAAGTATCGTGGCCTACGTATTCTGAACTTACTAACAGTGCAGTAGTTGTTTTATATGCTTCCCTGCTTATTGCTCTGGTAGTATTTGCGATGGACTTCTGTTTCCAGAACGTAATGGAGAAAATTATTTATCCACACTAAAAACGAGGGAAAATGTCTGAGATTGAAAAAAAATGGTACGTCCTGCGTGCTATTAGCGGAAAAGAAGCTAAGGTAAGGGAATACCTTGAAGCTGATATTAAAAACAGCGACCTTGGTGATTACGTATCTCAGGTATTGATTCCTACCGAAAAGGTTTATCAGGTTCGCAATGGAAAGAAAATTGTGAAAGAGAGAAGTTATCTCCCTGGTTACGTTTTGGTGGAGGCTGCTCTGGTAGGTGAGGTCGCTCATCACTTGAGAAATACTCCTAATGTGATTGGATTCTTGGGTGGATCGGATAAACCTGTTCCTCTGAGACAATCGGAAGTGAATCGTATACTTGGTACGGTGGACGAATTGCAGGATGCCGGTGAAGAACTGAATATCCCGTATATAGTCGGTGAAACTGTGAAAGTAAATTACGGCCCGTTCAGCGGATTCAGTGGTATCATTGAAGAAGTGAACACCGAGAAGAAGAAACTTAAGGTTATGGTAAAGATATTCGGACGGAAAACTCCGCTCGAATTGGGCTTTATGCAAGTTGAAAAAGAATAATGCAGGTGTTACGCTGTGGTATTCTTTATTAATGTTTATATATAAATCAATAAAAAAATGGCTAAAGAAGTTGCTGGACTAATCAAATTACAGATTAAAGGAGGCGCGGCAAACCCATCACCTCCCGTAGGCCCCGCTTTGGGTTCTAAGGGTATTAATATCATGGAGTTTTGCAAGCAATTCAACGCCAGAACCCAGGACAAAGCAGGAAAGATCCTTCCTGTGATTATCACTTACTACGCAGATAAGTCTTTCGATTTTGTAATCAAGACTCCTCCCGTTGCTATTCAATTACTTGAAGTGGCTAAGGTAAAGAGTGGTTCTGCTGAGCCTAACCGTAAGAAAGTTGCCGAGCTTACTTGGGAACAAGTTCGTGCGATTGCTCAGGACAAGATGGTTGACTTAAACTGTTTCACTGTAGAAGCTGCCATGTCAATGGTTGCTGGTACAGCTAGAAGTATGGGTATCGCTGTAAAAGGGGAGTTCCCGGTTAATAACTAATAAACTTCAATTAGAATGGGTAAACTGACAAAAAAACAAAAGTTGGCTGCAGAAAAAATTGAAGCAGGGAAAGCATACTCACTGAAAGAAGCTGCATCTTTGGTAAAGGAAATCACTTATACCAAGTTTGATGCTTCACTGGATATCGACGTGCGTTTGGGCGTTGATCCGCGTAAGGCGAACCAGATGGTGAGAGGTGTTGTATCACTTCCTCATGGCACTGGTAAAGTTGTGCGCGTTTTGGTGCTTTGTACACCGGATGCTGAAGCTGCTGCAAAAGAAGCCGGAGCGGACTATGTTGGTCTTGACGAATATATTGAAAAGATCAAAGGTGGATGGACAGATGTGGATGTAATCATCACTATGCCTTCTATCATGGGTAAAATTGGTGCACTCGGTCGTGTGCTCGGTCCTCGCGGATTGATGCCTAACCCGAAGAGTGGTACTGTAACTATGGATGTTGCTAAAGCTGTAAGAGAAGTAAAGCAAGGTAAGATCGACTTCAAGGTTGACAAGAGTGGTATTGTTCATACTTCAATTGGTAAAGTTTCATTTAGCGTTGATCAAATTCGTGATAATGCGAAAGAATTCATCTCTACTTTGAATAAATTGAAACCGACCGCAGCCAAGGGTACATATATTAAGAGTATTTATCTTTCTAGCACAATGAGTGCAGGTATCAAGATTGACCCGAAATCAGTAGAAGAAATCTAATAAAACGGAGTAATAATGAGAAAGGAAGATAAAAGTACGATTATTGAGCAGATTGCTGCTACAGTAAAGGAATATAATCACTTCTATTTGATAGACATCACTGCAATGAACGCTGCCGCTACAAGCGCGTTGAGAAGAGAATGTTTCAAATCAGACATCAAATTGATGCTGATTAAGAATACATTGCTTCACAAAGCATTGGAGAGTCTGGAAGAAGATTATTCTCCGCTTTATAATTGCTTGAAGGGTACTACAGCTATTATGTTCTGTAATACTGCCAACTTACCAGCTAAGTTGATTAAAGCAAAAGCTAAAGACGGTATTCCCGGACTGAAAGCTGCATATGCAGAAGAAAGCTTCTATGTTGGTGCTGACCAGTTGGATGCTCTCGTTAGTATTAAGAGTAAGAATGAAGTTATTGCCGATATCGTTGCTTTGTTGCAATCACCGGCCAAGAATGTTATTTCTGCTCTCCAATCAGGTGGAAACACTCTTCACGGAGTTCTCAAAACTCTTGGTGAACGTACCGAAGCGTAAAAATGGGAAAGGTGTCACGACCTTGGGAGTAACGTCCCGAATCAATTTTTCATAAACAAATTAGTAATTAAACAATTAAAATCATACAAAAATGGCAGATTTGAAAGCTTTTGCAGAACAATTAGTTAACTTGACAGTAAAAGAAGTTAATGAACTTGCAACTATCCTTAAAGAAGAATATGGTATTGAACCTGCTGCTGCAGCTGTAGCTGTTGCTGCTGGTCCTGCAGCTGGTGGTGCTGCTGCCGCTGAAGAAAAAACTTCTTTTGATGTAGTATTGAAGAGCGCTGGATCAGCTAAACTTCAGGTTGTTAAAGCCGTGAAGGAAGCTTGTGGTCTTGGCTTGAAAGAAGCTAAGGACTTGGTAGACGGTGCTCCTAGCGTAGTAAAAGAAGGTTTGGCTAAAGACGAAGCAGAATCATTGAAGAAAACATTGGAAGAAGCTGGAGCTGAAGTTGAACTTAAATAACATTAGCCTGTAAATCAGGTAATTCGGTTAAGAACCCTTCTGAAGAGGGTTCTTAACCTTTTTGTGTATATATTTAAAATTAAGTTCTACAAATCCATTAACAGATGTCTTCAAATACTGTAAACCAAAGAATTAATTTTGCTTCGACTAAAAATCCACTTGAATATCCGGATTTTTTGGAAGTACAATTGAAGTCATTCAAAGACTTTTTACAACTGGATACCCCACCCGAAAAGCGTAAGAACGAGGGACTGTATAAAGTATTTGCTGAAAACTTCCCCATTGCCGATACAAGAAACAATTTTGTTCTTGAGTTTTTGGACTACTATATTGATCCGCCGCGTTATACTATTGATGATTGTATAGAGCGAGGGCTTACTTATAGTGTGCCTTTGAAAGCAAAATTGAAATTATACTGTACAGATCCCGATCATGAAGATTTTGATACAGTTATTCAGGACGTATTCCTTGGTCCTATTCCTTATATGACGGATAAGGCGACTTTCGTCATCAACGGTGCGGAACGTGTTGTTGTATCCCAACTTCACCGTTCTCCAGGCGTATTCTTCGGTCAGAGCGTACATGCTAATGGTACCAAACTTTATTCTGCCCGTATCATCCCGTTCAAAGGTTCTTGGATTGAGTTTGCTACTGATATTAACAATGTCATGTATGCGTACATCGACCGTAAAAAGAAGTTGCCCGTTACTACTTTGTTGAGAGCTATCGGCTTTGAGAATGATAAGGATATTCTTGAAATTTTCAATCTGGCCGAAGATATTAAAGTCAATAAGACTAATCTTAAGAGAGTGTTGGGACGTAAATTGGCGGCTCGTGTTTTGAAAACATGGATTGAGGATTTTGTAGACGAAGATACCGGTGAAGTAGTTTCTATTGAACGTAACGAAGTGGTGATCGATCGTGAAACTGTGATCGAACCGGAACATGTTGATATTATCTTAGAGTCGGGTGTTCAGAACATTCTTGTACACAAGGAAGAGCCGAATCAGTCTGACTATTCTATTATATATAACACGCTCCAGAAAGACCCGAGTAACTCGGAGAAGGAAGCTGTATTGTATATCTATCGCCAGTTGCGTAATGCAGACCCTGCCGATGATGCCAGTGCACGTGAGGTTATCAATAACCTGTTCTTCTCTGAAAAGAGATATGATTTGGGTAATGTAGGTCGCTATAGAATTAACAAGAAGTTGAATCTGACGACTGATATGGATGTGCGTGTTCTGACGAAGGAAGATATTATTGAAATC from Bacteroides sp. MSB163 includes:
- the xerA gene encoding site-specific tyrosine recombinase/integron integrase; protein product: MLLTDSFLDYLLYERNYAEGTVKYYRSDILELQKFGEEMLGDLTPSDVDADLVREWIASLMDNGCASNTINRKLSSIQAYFKYLLKKGEVAVDPLQKITRPKKKKPLPVFLREGEMDKLLDDIDFGEGFEGCRDHLIIEMFYATGIRLSELIDLDNKGVDFSASLIKVTGKRNKQRLIPFDKELERSMMDYVNVRNEVVPDRSDAFFVRKNGKRLDRSIVTSLVKRNLSKVVTVKKRSPHVLRHTFATAMLNNGADLGSIKEFLGHESLATTEIYTHTTFEELKKVYNQAHPRA
- the hpf gene encoding ribosome hibernation-promoting factor, HPF/YfiA family, which produces MEVRIQSIHFDASEQLQAFVQKKAVKLEKYYDDIKKVEVSLKVVKPETAENKEAGIKVIVPNGEFYASKICNTFEEAIDLSVEALEKQLVKHKEKQRSK
- the tuf gene encoding elongation factor Tu, with the translated sequence MAKEKFERKKPHVNIGTIGHVDHGKTTLTAAITTVLAKKGLSEVKSFDQIDNAPEEKERGITINTSHVEYETANRHYAHVDCPGHADYVKNMVTGAAQMDGAIIVVAATDGPMPQTREHILLARQVNVPKLVVFMNKCDMVDDEEMLELVEMEMRELLAAYEFDGDNTPIIRGSALGALNGVEKWEDKVMELMDAVDTWIPLPPRDVDKPFLMPVEDVFSITGRGTVATGRIETGVIHVGDEVEILGLGEDKKSVVTGVEMFRKLLDQGEAGDNVGLLLRGIDKNEIKRGMVLCKPGQIKPHSKFKASIYVLKKEEGGRHTPFHNKYRPQFYLRTMDCTGEITLPEGTEMVMPGDNVEINVELIYPVALNVGLRFAIREGGRTVGSGQITEILD
- the secE gene encoding preprotein translocase subunit SecE, translated to MKKIVAYFKETYDELVHKVSWPTYSELTNSAVVVLYASLLIALVVFAMDFCFQNVMEKIIYPH
- the nusG gene encoding transcription termination/antitermination protein NusG, which codes for MSEIEKKWYVLRAISGKEAKVREYLEADIKNSDLGDYVSQVLIPTEKVYQVRNGKKIVKERSYLPGYVLVEAALVGEVAHHLRNTPNVIGFLGGSDKPVPLRQSEVNRILGTVDELQDAGEELNIPYIVGETVKVNYGPFSGFSGIIEEVNTEKKKLKVMVKIFGRKTPLELGFMQVEKE
- the rplK gene encoding 50S ribosomal protein L11, which codes for MAKEVAGLIKLQIKGGAANPSPPVGPALGSKGINIMEFCKQFNARTQDKAGKILPVIITYYADKSFDFVIKTPPVAIQLLEVAKVKSGSAEPNRKKVAELTWEQVRAIAQDKMVDLNCFTVEAAMSMVAGTARSMGIAVKGEFPVNN
- the rplA gene encoding 50S ribosomal protein L1, which produces MGKLTKKQKLAAEKIEAGKAYSLKEAASLVKEITYTKFDASLDIDVRLGVDPRKANQMVRGVVSLPHGTGKVVRVLVLCTPDAEAAAKEAGADYVGLDEYIEKIKGGWTDVDVIITMPSIMGKIGALGRVLGPRGLMPNPKSGTVTMDVAKAVREVKQGKIDFKVDKSGIVHTSIGKVSFSVDQIRDNAKEFISTLNKLKPTAAKGTYIKSIYLSSTMSAGIKIDPKSVEEI
- the rplJ gene encoding 50S ribosomal protein L10, with translation MRKEDKSTIIEQIAATVKEYNHFYLIDITAMNAAATSALRRECFKSDIKLMLIKNTLLHKALESLEEDYSPLYNCLKGTTAIMFCNTANLPAKLIKAKAKDGIPGLKAAYAEESFYVGADQLDALVSIKSKNEVIADIVALLQSPAKNVISALQSGGNTLHGVLKTLGERTEA
- the rplL gene encoding 50S ribosomal protein L7/L12, whose amino-acid sequence is MADLKAFAEQLVNLTVKEVNELATILKEEYGIEPAAAAVAVAAGPAAGGAAAAEEKTSFDVVLKSAGSAKLQVVKAVKEACGLGLKEAKDLVDGAPSVVKEGLAKDEAESLKKTLEEAGAEVELK